In Blastocatellia bacterium, the genomic window GCCGTTCGTGGTCATCCGCATGACCTGCCCGCGGGCCAATCTGCATGAGTTAGTCCGCCACCTGCGCCGCTGCGGTGCCGAAGAGGTGATCGTCACGCGGCCAGAATACGTCTATCGCGAGCAGTCGGAATCATTCCAGCGCCTCATGCACTCGATCAAGAAAGGCGCAGCAGAGCCGGGAGAGTATTAGAGTGAATGTCGATTGCGTTTGCCGTGTAGCGCAAGGCGGTTAGATTGCGCGAGTCCAGGCGCAATCTAACCGCCTTGCGCTACACCCGATTGAAATCCGCTCTAGCCAACGCTCGCGTTCAGCGGGGCCACGAACGGCATTGAAAGAACGATGAGCAGTGCGCTTCGTGGCCTCCGCTGCAACGCATTGTTAGGCGCTACTTCTAGATCACCGAATCTAGCTCTTAACAGGGGGCTTGTGATAAGAACTGCTGTCGCTCGTTAATCGTCTTTTACCTACGAGCTTGCGAGGCTGCTTTGGTACTTTCGATATCTGATGTTCAGGAACTGTAATCTTTGCCAAGCGCTCGGCCTTAATATCTTTTCGTTTTGCCACAACCCTGTAAGAAAATGTCAACTTGCTGCTTCCATCATTCTGCTCTTGAACCCGAAAGCCCTTACTATTCCGGTGCGTCACATACAATCCATTTGAGTTGCCATACGGCGTTACAAAGACATGATATTTGTTGCTCTTTATCACAGCGGCGAAATCAGGATCTAGTAGCACTTCCGCTTTGCCATCGACTAGCCGCGCCTCCCCGAAGTCTTCGAACCAACTCTCAGGACTTTCCATACAGTACAGCAACCTGTGCGAGCCGTCGGGGTGAGGCACAGCCGCGCTCTTGGTGCCGAATATAATTTGGTTGCCAGTCACGCGCACGTCTCCGACAAAAAAACCCGCAAGGCCGGAACCATCCTTGTCATGGGCGAATAAGGCGATTCCTGAGCGGGCGGTCTGAGCGAGGACGCCAACTCCGCCAAATCCATCGCAGATGCCTTGAACTCCGGTTCCGCCGATTGAGCTATTCCCTCCGGCGACACCAACTCCCTGAGAGGAATCGCATCGCCCTACCACGCCGAACGCGACCCCTTCTGTCTTCGAATTGAACCCGAATACACCGCTTTTCCCATTCGCTTGGCTCTGTCCAACCACACCGTCATTTCCTTGGCTGTCGCCTCGCACGCCGACGCCTCCGCGCGCTTCTTCGCCGTTGTCAGCAAAACCAAAAACGCCTGCACCGTTAGGTGATTTTGTTGCTCCAGTGACACCGAAGGCCGCGCCAAAAGTGCTACGGTTGAACCCGAACACGCCACTCTTGCCATCGATGTCCGATTCACCAACCACACCATCATTATTTTGGCTGTGGCCCAGCACGCCGTTGCCATCGACACTTTCTCCTCTCGCTCCAGTACCTGTACCGCTCGATCCCAGCACACCAATCCCCTCCCCATCCGCTGAGCCAGATATTTGCAGAAGATTCGCCGGATTACCTATGCTGTTAAGGCTTAAACCAACAACCCCAGTTCCACCGCGCATGACAGCGCCCATGACACCTACCCCATCATGGTCGGGTCTGTGAATGTTGTTCTGGGTACCAAGTACGCCTGCTATCCCGAGGTTACCCTGACCATAAACTCCAAAGGTGTCGCCCCTGCCAAAAACTCCGACGCCCTCGATATCTGATTCCCTGCTAGACCCCTTCTCTTTGGTGCTCTTGCCAACGACTCCGCACCGCGAGCCTTCAACGTTTGCTCCATAAATAAAATCGGTAGTCTCTCGATTCGTGGAAAATCCTGTCCTGGGGAAGCCTGATCCTGTGAAGGCAGGACCTGTTGCCGTAAATTGATCTTCATGTGCCATTGTCATTCCTCCTGAGAGAGTCAATCTGTAGGTTAGAGTACGGGAAGAGGCGGATATAGGTACACCGGATCGGTCACCAGTTCTTCAACATCCGCAACATTGGGTACTCCGCATCGAAGCATTCTATCACATAAAAATATTCTTACGATTCGCATTACAGCGTTTGGCCTCCGTAGTTGCAGTTACAACACTCGGTATGAGTGGCTGGTTAGACCTTACACAGTAGGGACTCTCACCCTGCAAGAAGCGCCGGGCTTCACCGAGCGCACTAACGCTCAATTGAGCGGGCCGATGGCTTGCTCGACTTCACTGAGCAGCGCGCCGCCGCGCACCAGCTTTACAGCCTCGTGGATGATGAGATGAATTTCGCCGTCCCGGTCGCTGGCCCGCTGCGGGATGTGTTGGCGCAGCAGTTTGTAAGCGGCAAGCGTGCCGGCGCCCATGGCTGCGCCCTCGTCTGCCCTGAAGCCGAGCGCCTGCGCCGCGCACAGCAATTCAATCGCGACAATCGATTCGACATTCTCAAGCACCTGGCGGGCCTGTCGCGCCGCGATTGAGCCCATGCTGTTGTGATCTTCCTGGTTGGACGAAGTCGGAATGGAGTCGCCGCTGGCGGGATGAATCAAGACTTTGTTCTCGGAGGCGAGCGCCGCCGCCGTGTACTGCGCCATCATCATCCCTGTGTTCAACCCGACCGAGCCGATTAAATAGGCGGGCAGGCCGAAGTTTTCATGCCGGTTCATCAGCCGCGCGATGCGGCGCTCCGAGATGCTGCCCAGCTCTGCGAGGGCGAGGGCGAGAAAATCCATCGCCAGCGCCACCGGCTGCCCATGAAAATTGCCGGCAGAAAATGACTCTTCCAGCTCAGGCACGATCAACGGATTATCGGTTGCGGAATTGATTTCGATTTCCAGCGTGCGCCGCACAAAGCTCATCGCTTCACGCGACGCGCCATGTACCTGCGGCATGCAGCGCAGCGAGTAAGCGTCTTGAACCTTTGTCTCGCGTACGCCTTCGTCTAAAGCAATGCTCGTCTTCCGGCGCTGCATCACCTGCTCGCCGTCAATCAACTGGCTGCCCCGGATCATGGCGTTGATGTTTTGAGCACTCTGCATCTGGCCCGGAAACGGGCGAAGCCGGTGGAGCTCTGGCCTGAAGGCCGAGCTGCGGCCTTTCACGGCTTCCAGGCTCATGGCTCCGGCAATGTCGGCGAGCTTTGCCAGTCGCTCAGCGTCGCCGAGCGTCAGCGCGCCGATGGCGGTCATAAACTGTGTGCCGTTTGTCAGCGCCAGCCCCTCTTTCGCCTCAAGATGAATGGCTCGAATTCCGGCTCTGCTTAACGCCTCACTGCCGCCCAATCGCTCGCCGGTGTAGAAGGCTTCGCCTCTGCCGATCAAGACCAGCGCCATATGAGACAGCGGCGCGAGGTCGCCGCTCGATCCGACAGAGCCTTTGATGGGAATGACCGGATGGACGCGCCGGTTGATCATTTCGAGCAGGCGCTCGACCACTTCGACGCGAATGCCGGAATAGCCTTTGGCCAGCGCGTTGGCGCGCAATACCATCATTGCCCTGACCGTCGCTTCGGGCAATGGCTCGCCGACGCCTGCCGCGTGGCTGAGCAAGATATTCTCCTGTAATTGCTCGGCCTCTTCGGGCGGGATGACTTGATTTTGCAGCGAGCCGAAGCCTGTGGTGATGCCGTAGATGACTTTCTTTTCGCGCACCCATTGCTCGACGAGCTGTCGCGACCGCTGCATTCTCTCTTTCGCCTTCGGGCTGAGAGCGACCGGTTGAAAGTTCCTGGCGATGGCCATGACCGCTTCAAGACTCAAGGTCTCGCCGTCCAATAAGAGAATGTCTGGATTAACCGGGCTCGATGGCATACGTTCTCCGCCCTCATCTTACTCCATTCGCCGCCCGAATGTTGAGCCCCGGACTGCAAGCCTGAAGCGGCCCGCAGCGGCCCCCTGCTTCTCAGGCTTTGCTTGATCCTGTAGAATCCCCCGGATGACCCCGCACCCCTTACTGATTTTAATCCTTCTGCTCAGCCTGACCGGCAGCCCGTTCGGCCAGTCTCCATCCCAGCTCGGCCCCGGCAGAAAGTACACTAGCGTCGAGCGCATGGGCATGGAGCATCTGGCCGCGGTTCATCAGGCGCGGCTGCGCTACGAACAGGCGCGCAGGCCGGTGCGATTGCCGACGGGGATGACAGACTATCGCGCTATCCTGCACGCGCATGCCGAAGACGCGCCGCACACCGGCGGCACGCGACCCGAAATGCTCAAAGCGGCCAGAGCGGCGGGCGTCAATATCATCATGCTGTCTGACCATCGGCGACCGGAACGCGATTTCATCACCGATAGCTGGCGCGGCATTCACGAGGGCGTCTTATTCATACCGGGAGCCGAGGCCGACGGTTTTCTGCTTTATCCCATCGCCTCGCTGCGCGACCAGCAGACGCCGACGCGCGAAGCAGTGATCGCGGCGACGCGGGCCGGCGGCGGCAACATCTTTCTCTCGCATGTCGAAGACAAGCTCGACTGGCCGACCGACAACCTTGACGGGCTGGAAATCTATAATCACCACACAGACGTGAAGGACGAGGCGGCGTTCAACTTCTGGCTGCAAGGCGCGATGACCAATAGGGCGCGGCTCGCACAGATCGAGCAGGCGCTTGCGACGTATCCGCAAGAGGTCATCGCCGCCCAGCAAGATTATCTCGCGCCGATCCTGAAGAAGTGGGATGCGGACACCGCGCATCGCCGTTTGACTGGCGTAGCGGCGAACGACTGTCATCACAATCAAGTCTTCACAGTCACGGTCGTCGATGAACAGACCATCGAAGTCGGAATCATTACGAGCCGCCCGGAGAAAAGGCAAATGACCAGCGCGCAAGTGCCGGCGGTGGCCGCGATGACGAGCGGGCGCAAGCCGGGCGAGCTCATCGCGCGCCTGGATTTCGACCCCTACGAGCGCAGCTTTCGCTACGTCAGCACACACATTCTGACCGGCCAATTGACCGAAGCCGCCGTGCGCGAGGCGCTCAGACAGGGCCACGCTTATGTCGCGCATGACTGGTTGTGCGACCCGACCGGCTTTGCCTTTGTCGCTTCTGCAAGCGGCGGTAAGCCAGTGGCGCTCATGGGCGATGAAATTGCCTTGAGGCCGGGGCTTGAGTTGAAGGCCGAAGCGCCGGTCGCCTGCCATTGGAAGCTCTTGCGGAACGGCGAAGTCGCCGCCACGGGCGAAAGCCGCGAGATCACGCTTCAGGTGAAAGCGGCGGGTGTTTACCGCGTCGAGGCATGGCTTGAAGCCGACAGCGAGATGCGCCCCTGGATATACTCCAACCCGATCTACGTGCGTTGAGCGAATCAAGCGATGAGCAAACCTATGAGCAAATCTCTGATCGCCTGCATCATTGCGCTCGTGCCGGCGCTGCTCGGCGGCGCGGCGCCGCAGCCAAAGACCTCGCCGCCGAGCGCCGCGCCGCAACCCGAAGGCGCGGCCTTTTATGAATCCGAGTTGATCTTCCCGCTCGAACACTGGCACAACCATGCGTCGTGCATTGTCGAATGCCCGAATGGCGACCTGCTGGTCTGCTGGTTCCACGGCTCAGGCGAGCGCACCGCCGACGACGTGAAAATCGAAGGGGCGCGGCTGCGCAAAGGCGCAAAGACGTGGGACGCGCGCTTCACCATGGCCGACACCCTCGGCTATCCCGACACCAACCCGACGATGTTCATCGATCCGCAGCAAAGGCTCTGGCTGCTGTGGCCGACCATCCTGGCCAATGAATGGCACACCGCTTTGATGAAGTATCGCATCTCGTCGGACTACCAGAAACCGCAAGGCGTGCCGCGCTGGGACGTGAACGAAGTCTTGCACATCACGCCGGGGCCTGAGTTTGAAGCGACGGTTAACGAAGCGATGACGGCACTCGAAGCCAGCCGCAAAGATTTGCCGCAAGAGCTGAGAGAGGCCGCCGCCGCTTACATCGAGCGGACGCGAAAGAATGCCGCCGACAAGTTATTCCGCCGCCTCGGCTGGATGACTCGCGCCCACCCGTTCATTCTCGATGGCAAGCGCTTGATCGTGCCGCTCTATTCTGACGGCTTCTCGTTCTCGCTGATGGCGATCACCGACGACTGGGGCAAAACCTGGACGACCAGCACGCCGATTGTCGGGGCCGGCAACATCCAGCCGAGCATCGTCAAAAAACAAGACGGCACGTTATTCACACTGATGCGCGACAATGGCCCGCCGCCGAAGCGGCTGCACACCAGCGAGTCGCGCGATGGCGGCAAGACCTGGAGCGCCGACCGCGATACCGCGATTCCCAATCCGGGGTCGGGCGCTGAAATCATCGCGCTCAAAAATGGCCACTGGGCCTTGATCTATAACGACACCGAATTGAGCCGCAACAGCCTGGCGGTGTCGATCTCGACCGACGAGGGACAGACATGGAAGTGGACGCGGCATCTCGAAATCGAGCCGCGCAGCCTGGAAGCCGGAGCCTTCCACTACCCATCGATGATTCAAGCGCGCGACGGTTCGCTGCACGCGAGCTACAGCTATCACCTGAACAAAAAAGATGTGGGCAAGGACGCCGAAGGTCAGCCGGCCCGCAAAGCCATCAAGCATGCCCATTTCAACGAAGCGTGGGTGATCGAAGGCGATAAGCAATGAACGATCATGAGCCAAAGAAGCTATAAGTGGCTGGTCGTCGCGCTGCTCTGGGCGGTCTGCTTTTTTAACTACGCCGACCGCCAGGCAATCTTCTCGGTCTTCCCGCTGCTGAAGTCAGAGATGGGGCTGAGCGACGTACAGTTGGGCATCGTCGGCTCGGCGTTCATGTGGGTCTACGCCGCCGCGGGGCCAATGGCCGGGCTGGTCGGCGACCGGCTGCGGCGCAAGACGCTGGTCATCGCCGGCCTGCTCTTCTGGTCTCTCATCACGCTGGCGACGGCGCTCTCGACCACCTACACGCACCTGGTCATCTTCCGCGCCCTCGAAGGCTTTGGCGAAGCCTTCTACTTCCCGGCTTCCATGTCATTGCTGAGCGATTATCACGGCACGGATACGCGGTCGCGCGCCATGGCGCTGCATCAATCGAGCGTCTATGCCGGAACGATTGCCGGCGGCAGCGTCGCAGGCTTGCTGGGTCAGTACTATGGCTGGCGCTCCAGCTTTTATCTCTTCGGCGCGGCGGGGCTGCTTTACGGCTTGCTGCTGCTTTTATTGCTGCGCGAGCCGGCGCGCGATCCTGCCGCCGCTGAAAAAGCATCAAGCGCCGATGCAAAAGAATCGCGCGCCGGACTTCACACCGGCAACGCGAGCGTGATGACGACCGTGCGCGAGTTGTTCGGCAATCCGATGGTGCGCCTGCTCACCGCGGTTTTCGTCGGCGCTAACTTCGTGGCGATGATCTTCCTGACGTGGATGCCCTCTTTCCTGTACCGCAAGTTCGGCATGAGTCTGGCGATGGCGGGCTTGAGCGGCACCGCTTATTTGCAGATCGCTTCGGTCATCGGCGTTATCAGCGGCGGCGTGCTTGCGGACCGGCTGGCGCGGCGGCATCGCGCCGGCAGAATGATGGCGCAGGCGGTGGGCTTGCTGCTCGGCGTGCCGTTCATTTTTGTCGCCGGCTGGACGCTCTCGGTGCCGGTGCTGATTCTGGCGCTTGTCGGCTTCGGTTACTTCAAAGGAATTTATGACGCGAACATCTGGGCGTCGCTGCATGACACGGTGCGTCCCGAGCATCGAGCTTCGGCGGTCGGCTTCATGAATTCCGTAGGCTGGCTCGGCGGCGGCATCGCCCCTGTCGCCATTGCCGCCGCATCAGAGCGTTTCGGCATGGGCGCTTCGATCAGCGCCAACTCGGTGATCTATCTCTTGATCGCCCTGCTGATGATTTATGGGATCAGCAGGCTGACGCGCTCAAGCGCGCAACCTGTGCGGGCCCCGGCCAGCGGGTAGCGCCGGCTACTGATGTTTACGCTTGGTCGTGGCGCTGACGACGTTTGAATACGCCGAGTCGCCGGCGGCGTTGTAGGCGCGGACGCGGAAGTAGTAAGTCGTCCCGCGCGCCAGCCCCGCCGCTGTGTACGCCGTCAGGTTGCCGCCGACCGTGGCAATCTCTTTGAAGCTGATACCGTCCTCAGACTGCTCGACCTTGAAGCCCTCGTGCGTACAACCCACGGCAGTCCACGCCAGATCGATGAGCCGCTTGCCCCTGCCGGTCGTCATCAGGTCGCTCGGCCCGTCGGGGGCGCGGCGCGGCGCGCTCCCCATCGTGTAAGTGTCAATGACTTCGCCCGTGCGCGTGATGAACTTGAAGGTGATCTGATCCGGGTTAGCGTCTACGCGCATCGCCCCGTAATCGTCGTTGTAGCGCTTGCGGCTGCCGGAGACCGGCAGGGGGAAGAAGGGGTACAGACTCTTGCCGCCGACGCCGTCAACGAAGTAAGGGAAGTCGTCGCGGACGACGCGCTCATAGTCATGGTCATGACCGCTCAAGACCGCCGTCACGCCCCACTGCTTGAACGGCCATTGCATGTAGCCGGTCGAGCCATGCTCTAGCCCCGACGAGTATGGCGAATGATGAAAGTAGACGACCTTCCACGGCTCGGTCGCCGCGGCGAGCCGCGCGCGCAGCCAGTTCGCCTGCGCCGAGTCGCTGCGCACGCCGTCCGGCTCGCTCGGGTCGCTGTCGAGCGCAAAGAAGTGCACAGGCCCGGAGGCGAATTCGTAGTAACGCTCGTTGCCGGGCAGCGTGAAGTAGTCGAGGTAAGGCCGCGCGCCCGCCGCCTCCCAGTCATGGTTGCCGAGCGCCGGGAAGAAGCGGTTCGTCGCCGCGCCTTCGCCGTAGCTGCCCAGGTATGGCCCGATGAACTCGTGATAGTACTGGCCAACGTTCTGATCGATGGTCGAGGCCGCGCCGTCCTCATAGTTGTTGTCACCCACGGTGATGACGAAGTCAGGACTCCAGCCCTTGACCAGCTCGGCGACGTCGCGCTCGGGCTGACCCGCCCGGCCATAATCGCCAATCACTGCGAAGCGAATGTTACAGGTCTGCGCCTGCGTCGAGTCGAAGGTGGATAGCAACAGGCAGACGGTCAACAAGGATGCCGCCACGACACGGGTAGTCTTACTGCTCATAAACTACAATCTCCTGGATTGGGACACACGGCGGGGGCCGCGCACTCTGATAGTTTAACCGGGAGCCGGTCGGCATGGCCAGATGTTTGTAAAGGTGATATAAAGCTAGACCTGAAACGGGGCCGATGGCCTCCGTCGCGACTACTCACAAGGATAAAGCCATGAACTCTCTTTGCCTGTTTGCAAGCAGACGGCTCGGCCTGCTGTTGTTCGCCCTGGCGCTGCTCGCGCTCGGCGGCCCGGCAGCGGCGGCGCAAGAGACGGCGCTCGACCGCTACATCGCCAAGCCCGATCCTGCGTATGCCTGGAAGCCGATGGCGACGACTGCCGGGCCGGGCTACAAATGCAGCGTCATCGAGCTGACTTCGCAGACCTGGCGCAGCGCCGCGGAGGTTGATCGCCCCGTCTGGAAGCACTGGCTTATCATTGTTAAGCCTGAGCAGATCAGCCACGACACGGCGCTGCTGTTCATCGGCGGCGGCAGCAACAAAGACCCGATGCCCGCCGGCGCAACCGAGCGATTGATCCGCTTCGCGGTCGAGACGCAATCGGTCGTCGCCGAGTTGCGCATGGTGCCGAACCAGCCGCTGGTCTTTTCCGATTCGCCCGATCAGCGGCGCTCGGAAGACGACCTGATCGCTTACAGCCGCGTCCGCCAGATGCAGAGCGGCGACGACGCGTGGCTGGTGCGGCTGGCGATGGTGAAAAGCGGCGTGCGGGCGCTGGACGCCATTCAAGAATTTATGGCGGGCGACGCCGGCGGGCGTTTCAAGGTTCGCGACTTTGTCGTATCGGGCGGCTCGAAGCGCGGCTGGACGACATGGCTTGTGGCCGCCGTTGACCGCCGCGTGCGCGCCATCATGCCGGTCGTCATCGATGCGCTGAATTCCGAGCCGATCACCCGCCACCAGTACGAGGCGTATGGCTTCTTCTCGCAGGCGCTCGAAGATTACGTCCGCCATAAGATTTTCCCCGATAAGGTCGGCACGCCCGAATATCAGCACATCCTGGCTATCGAAGACCCTTACAACTACCTCAAGCGCGAACGCGTCAGGCAGATGCCCAAGTATATGGTCAATGCGTCGGGCGATCAGTTCTTCCTGCCTGACAATTCGCAGTTCTATTATTCGCGGATCGAAGGCGAGAAGTACCTGCGCTATGTGCCGAACGCCAAGCACAACCTGGAAGGCACGGACGCCGCCGAGAGCTTGCTGGCGTTTTATCAAGCGGTGCTGAACAAGGTTCGCCGCCCGCAGTTTTCATGGGTGAAAGAGAAAGACGGCGCGCTCGTCGTCACCGTCAAAGACAAGCCGCTGGAGGTGAATCTCTGGCAGGCGACTAACCCTGAGGCGCGCGACTTTCGCGTTGACACCATCGGCAAAGCCTACACGCGCACGGCGTTGAGCGAAGCGAAGCCGGGCGTTTACGTCGGGCGCGTCGAGAAGCCTGCGCGC contains:
- the hutH gene encoding histidine ammonia-lyase — protein: MPSSPVNPDILLLDGETLSLEAVMAIARNFQPVALSPKAKERMQRSRQLVEQWVREKKVIYGITTGFGSLQNQVIPPEEAEQLQENILLSHAAGVGEPLPEATVRAMMVLRANALAKGYSGIRVEVVERLLEMINRRVHPVIPIKGSVGSSGDLAPLSHMALVLIGRGEAFYTGERLGGSEALSRAGIRAIHLEAKEGLALTNGTQFMTAIGALTLGDAERLAKLADIAGAMSLEAVKGRSSAFRPELHRLRPFPGQMQSAQNINAMIRGSQLIDGEQVMQRRKTSIALDEGVRETKVQDAYSLRCMPQVHGASREAMSFVRRTLEIEINSATDNPLIVPELEESFSAGNFHGQPVALAMDFLALALAELGSISERRIARLMNRHENFGLPAYLIGSVGLNTGMMMAQYTAAALASENKVLIHPASGDSIPTSSNQEDHNSMGSIAARQARQVLENVESIVAIELLCAAQALGFRADEGAAMGAGTLAAYKLLRQHIPQRASDRDGEIHLIIHEAVKLVRGGALLSEVEQAIGPLN
- a CDS encoding histidinol phosphatase; the protein is MTPHPLLILILLLSLTGSPFGQSPSQLGPGRKYTSVERMGMEHLAAVHQARLRYEQARRPVRLPTGMTDYRAILHAHAEDAPHTGGTRPEMLKAARAAGVNIIMLSDHRRPERDFITDSWRGIHEGVLFIPGAEADGFLLYPIASLRDQQTPTREAVIAATRAGGGNIFLSHVEDKLDWPTDNLDGLEIYNHHTDVKDEAAFNFWLQGAMTNRARLAQIEQALATYPQEVIAAQQDYLAPILKKWDADTAHRRLTGVAANDCHHNQVFTVTVVDEQTIEVGIITSRPEKRQMTSAQVPAVAAMTSGRKPGELIARLDFDPYERSFRYVSTHILTGQLTEAAVREALRQGHAYVAHDWLCDPTGFAFVASASGGKPVALMGDEIALRPGLELKAEAPVACHWKLLRNGEVAATGESREITLQVKAAGVYRVEAWLEADSEMRPWIYSNPIYVR
- a CDS encoding exo-alpha-sialidase — its product is MSKSLIACIIALVPALLGGAAPQPKTSPPSAAPQPEGAAFYESELIFPLEHWHNHASCIVECPNGDLLVCWFHGSGERTADDVKIEGARLRKGAKTWDARFTMADTLGYPDTNPTMFIDPQQRLWLLWPTILANEWHTALMKYRISSDYQKPQGVPRWDVNEVLHITPGPEFEATVNEAMTALEASRKDLPQELREAAAAYIERTRKNAADKLFRRLGWMTRAHPFILDGKRLIVPLYSDGFSFSLMAITDDWGKTWTTSTPIVGAGNIQPSIVKKQDGTLFTLMRDNGPPPKRLHTSESRDGGKTWSADRDTAIPNPGSGAEIIALKNGHWALIYNDTELSRNSLAVSISTDEGQTWKWTRHLEIEPRSLEAGAFHYPSMIQARDGSLHASYSYHLNKKDVGKDAEGQPARKAIKHAHFNEAWVIEGDKQ
- a CDS encoding MFS transporter; translation: MSQRSYKWLVVALLWAVCFFNYADRQAIFSVFPLLKSEMGLSDVQLGIVGSAFMWVYAAAGPMAGLVGDRLRRKTLVIAGLLFWSLITLATALSTTYTHLVIFRALEGFGEAFYFPASMSLLSDYHGTDTRSRAMALHQSSVYAGTIAGGSVAGLLGQYYGWRSSFYLFGAAGLLYGLLLLLLLREPARDPAAAEKASSADAKESRAGLHTGNASVMTTVRELFGNPMVRLLTAVFVGANFVAMIFLTWMPSFLYRKFGMSLAMAGLSGTAYLQIASVIGVISGGVLADRLARRHRAGRMMAQAVGLLLGVPFIFVAGWTLSVPVLILALVGFGYFKGIYDANIWASLHDTVRPEHRASAVGFMNSVGWLGGGIAPVAIAAASERFGMGASISANSVIYLLIALLMIYGISRLTRSSAQPVRAPASG
- a CDS encoding metallophosphoesterase — encoded protein: MSSKTTRVVAASLLTVCLLLSTFDSTQAQTCNIRFAVIGDYGRAGQPERDVAELVKGWSPDFVITVGDNNYEDGAASTIDQNVGQYYHEFIGPYLGSYGEGAATNRFFPALGNHDWEAAGARPYLDYFTLPGNERYYEFASGPVHFFALDSDPSEPDGVRSDSAQANWLRARLAAATEPWKVVYFHHSPYSSGLEHGSTGYMQWPFKQWGVTAVLSGHDHDYERVVRDDFPYFVDGVGGKSLYPFFPLPVSGSRKRYNDDYGAMRVDANPDQITFKFITRTGEVIDTYTMGSAPRRAPDGPSDLMTTGRGKRLIDLAWTAVGCTHEGFKVEQSEDGISFKEIATVGGNLTAYTAAGLARGTTYYFRVRAYNAAGDSAYSNVVSATTKRKHQ
- a CDS encoding PhoPQ-activated protein PqaA family protein — encoded protein: MNSLCLFASRRLGLLLFALALLALGGPAAAAQETALDRYIAKPDPAYAWKPMATTAGPGYKCSVIELTSQTWRSAAEVDRPVWKHWLIIVKPEQISHDTALLFIGGGSNKDPMPAGATERLIRFAVETQSVVAELRMVPNQPLVFSDSPDQRRSEDDLIAYSRVRQMQSGDDAWLVRLAMVKSGVRALDAIQEFMAGDAGGRFKVRDFVVSGGSKRGWTTWLVAAVDRRVRAIMPVVIDALNSEPITRHQYEAYGFFSQALEDYVRHKIFPDKVGTPEYQHILAIEDPYNYLKRERVRQMPKYMVNASGDQFFLPDNSQFYYSRIEGEKYLRYVPNAKHNLEGTDAAESLLAFYQAVLNKVRRPQFSWVKEKDGALVVTVKDKPLEVNLWQATNPEARDFRVDTIGKAYTRTALSEAKPGVYVGRVEKPARGYTALFVELVYPSGGKTPFKFTTEVSVVPDILPFKWEDAKKGRLMPAGKPGSGSR